The Spirosoma radiotolerans genome has a window encoding:
- the arfB gene encoding alternative ribosome rescue aminoacyl-tRNA hydrolase ArfB, with protein MDTSRLQPELQYQFARSGGAGGQNVNKVATKAELRFNVRQSQVLTEEERAILEEKLASKLTTEGELVLTHQTERTQLANKEKVTKKFYRLIEKAFEKPKPRRATRPSKAAVAERIAAKKHKGEVKEKRKKVDF; from the coding sequence GCCCGAGTTACAGTATCAATTTGCCCGCAGTGGTGGGGCCGGTGGGCAGAATGTAAACAAAGTGGCAACCAAAGCTGAGCTCCGATTCAACGTTCGCCAGTCGCAGGTGCTTACAGAAGAAGAGCGGGCGATTCTGGAAGAAAAACTAGCCAGCAAACTGACTACCGAGGGTGAGTTGGTACTGACGCATCAGACCGAGCGGACGCAACTGGCCAATAAAGAGAAGGTAACCAAGAAGTTTTACCGGCTTATCGAAAAAGCGTTCGAGAAACCCAAGCCCCGGAGAGCGACAAGGCCATCGAAAGCAGCCGTCGCTGAGCGCATTGCCGCAAAAAAGCATAAGGGAGAGGTGAAAGAGAAGCGGAAGAAAGTTGACTTCTAA
- a CDS encoding SusC/RagA family TonB-linked outer membrane protein produces the protein MTNYLQKAINVGLLSMLLLAGLRPAWSQSVVLASNLQLKKEPTKVVTRQLRDALTKASSTSIADQPITGTVKSETGETLPGINVVIRNTAKGTTTDANGKFTLDAPANAVLVFSGIGFTTQEVPVNGRSRIEVSLTTDNKQLDEVVVVGYGTQKRNSLTNSVSQIGAEEIARRPVSNIQQSLQGQLPGVTVLDQGGSPGRSNTAIRVRGITTFNINGVSNTAGTNNGTGGYDMSKNDALVIVDGIEQRLSDINPDDIETISILKDAASTAIYGSRATNGVVLVTTKRAKGSKVQVEYNGYYALQNSINKPHMMGLEDYMRMQVAAYTNAGSPLPARFTEQSIQAYVTATDREKYPLPNTWFQTVLQAAPQQNHTIAVAGGTEAIRTRLSLRYQDQAGIITHYGSKIGEIRLNTDYTISPKLRVSGDINYRYNYSQAPTVDPINYFLHGSLWAVPKYADGTYGLSTQGNNPLMYAEIGGDSKRSTDYLAGYVKADWEIVDGLTFSTQLAGRGFFTQEKNFANSYVNTDKNTNITKTVANNTLTEVRNTLREYTLINLLTYERKLGSHNLKGLLGYSQIGNTQTFLSAYRERFFNNDIQSIGQGANDGTKSNSGNDAVYGLRSYFGRVNYDYDGKYLVEVNGRYDGSSKFTGPRQYSFFPSFSAGWRLSRETFWQGLQKTVNDLKLRGSWGITGNQSVNLYSYYAALTANGYDFNGAAVQGYRQTTLANTNLGWESTTQLDLGLDASFLRGRLNLTVDFYRKLTNDILLNLDIPATIGLTAPPQNAGSVENKGWEFSLNYRGAKNASGFQYNLGGNFSINENKVVDLKGTGPYIIGSDIDPRYIIAVGLPINTLWGYKTDGLFQTQEQINNYKATYAANTKPGDVKYIDANGDGKIDANDMTNIGNSFPKFTFGLNSNFSYRNFELNLLFQGAAQVSTRLAGALAEMGNQEGFTHSIYTNNYWTPDHTDARFPRPLKFDLRNVATSDRLVIDGSYVRLKNVQLAYSLPAAIASKVRLSRIRTYVSATNVLTLSKLNEWNLDPEAGSGRAVYYPQTALYTLGLNLQF, from the coding sequence ATGACCAATTATTTACAAAAAGCCATTAACGTGGGTCTTTTGTCTATGCTATTGCTTGCTGGGTTGCGGCCTGCCTGGTCGCAGTCCGTTGTCCTGGCCAGTAATCTCCAGCTCAAAAAAGAACCTACCAAGGTCGTTACCCGTCAGCTAAGAGATGCTTTAACGAAGGCATCCTCGACGAGCATTGCTGACCAACCTATTACGGGTACGGTGAAGAGCGAGACGGGCGAAACTCTGCCGGGAATCAATGTCGTCATTAGGAACACCGCAAAAGGTACCACAACCGATGCCAACGGGAAGTTCACCCTCGATGCGCCGGCCAATGCTGTTCTGGTTTTTTCGGGTATTGGCTTTACCACACAGGAGGTGCCGGTGAATGGGCGCAGCCGTATTGAGGTATCCTTGACAACGGATAATAAGCAACTTGACGAAGTTGTGGTGGTAGGTTATGGTACTCAAAAACGCAACAGCCTGACGAACTCCGTATCGCAGATTGGCGCTGAGGAGATAGCCCGGCGGCCCGTTTCCAATATTCAGCAGTCGTTGCAGGGACAGCTGCCAGGCGTTACCGTACTCGATCAGGGCGGTTCGCCGGGGCGCTCCAATACGGCAATCCGCGTTCGGGGAATTACCACGTTCAACATCAATGGTGTCAGTAATACGGCCGGAACCAACAATGGCACGGGCGGATACGACATGAGTAAAAACGACGCGCTGGTGATTGTCGATGGGATTGAACAGCGGCTATCGGATATTAATCCAGACGATATTGAGACAATTTCTATTCTGAAAGATGCTGCGTCAACGGCCATCTACGGCTCCAGAGCTACAAATGGTGTGGTACTGGTTACTACAAAGCGGGCTAAAGGCAGCAAAGTTCAGGTAGAATATAATGGGTATTACGCCCTCCAGAATTCGATTAACAAACCGCATATGATGGGCCTGGAAGATTACATGCGGATGCAGGTAGCAGCTTATACTAATGCCGGTTCGCCGTTGCCCGCCCGCTTTACTGAACAGTCCATTCAGGCGTATGTTACGGCTACTGATCGGGAGAAGTACCCGCTACCCAACACCTGGTTTCAAACGGTTCTTCAGGCGGCTCCCCAGCAAAATCATACCATAGCGGTAGCCGGAGGCACCGAAGCCATCCGGACCCGGCTAAGCCTCCGGTATCAGGACCAGGCGGGTATCATCACACATTATGGGAGTAAGATCGGCGAAATACGTCTGAATACAGATTATACAATTTCGCCTAAACTGCGGGTGAGTGGCGACATCAACTACCGCTACAACTATTCTCAGGCACCTACTGTCGACCCGATCAACTACTTCCTGCACGGATCACTATGGGCCGTCCCGAAATATGCCGACGGTACCTATGGCTTAAGTACGCAGGGAAATAATCCGTTGATGTATGCCGAAATAGGCGGTGATTCAAAGCGGTCTACGGATTACCTGGCGGGGTACGTAAAAGCTGACTGGGAAATCGTTGACGGCCTGACCTTCTCGACGCAACTGGCTGGCAGGGGCTTTTTTACGCAGGAGAAGAACTTTGCCAATTCGTATGTCAACACGGATAAGAACACCAATATTACAAAAACGGTCGCCAACAATACGTTGACTGAAGTCCGCAATACCCTACGGGAATACACCCTAATCAACCTGCTGACCTACGAGCGGAAACTGGGTAGCCATAACCTGAAAGGGCTGCTGGGTTACTCGCAGATTGGCAATACGCAAACATTTTTGAGCGCTTATCGCGAGCGGTTTTTCAACAACGACATTCAGTCAATTGGCCAGGGCGCCAATGATGGGACCAAGAGCAATTCTGGAAACGATGCCGTTTATGGCTTACGGTCTTATTTTGGTCGTGTCAATTACGATTACGATGGCAAGTATCTGGTTGAAGTGAACGGACGTTATGACGGCTCATCCAAATTTACAGGTCCCAGGCAATACAGCTTCTTCCCTTCGTTCTCGGCAGGCTGGCGACTCTCCAGGGAAACGTTCTGGCAGGGTCTGCAAAAAACGGTTAATGATCTGAAACTGCGTGGTTCGTGGGGGATAACCGGTAACCAATCGGTGAATCTATACAGTTATTATGCCGCCCTTACGGCGAATGGCTATGATTTCAACGGGGCCGCCGTGCAGGGTTATCGCCAGACAACACTCGCCAATACGAACCTGGGATGGGAGTCGACGACACAGTTGGATCTGGGCCTGGATGCCTCTTTTCTGCGTGGCCGACTGAACCTGACTGTCGATTTCTACCGAAAGCTGACGAACGATATTCTGTTGAACCTGGATATCCCGGCAACCATCGGCCTGACGGCTCCGCCACAAAATGCGGGCTCGGTAGAGAATAAAGGCTGGGAGTTCAGCCTGAACTACCGGGGTGCTAAAAATGCGTCCGGCTTTCAGTATAACCTGGGGGGCAATTTCAGTATAAACGAAAATAAGGTCGTTGACCTGAAAGGAACGGGCCCTTACATCATTGGCTCCGATATTGATCCAAGGTACATTATTGCCGTCGGGTTGCCGATCAATACATTGTGGGGCTACAAGACCGATGGGTTGTTCCAGACGCAGGAGCAGATTAACAACTACAAAGCGACCTATGCCGCCAACACCAAACCCGGCGACGTAAAATACATAGACGCCAATGGGGATGGTAAAATTGACGCCAATGACATGACCAATATTGGCAACTCGTTTCCCAAGTTCACCTTTGGCCTCAACTCCAATTTCTCGTACCGGAATTTTGAGTTGAATCTGCTCTTTCAGGGCGCTGCCCAGGTGAGTACCCGTTTGGCCGGTGCGCTGGCCGAAATGGGAAACCAGGAAGGTTTTACACATTCTATTTACACCAATAATTACTGGACACCTGACCATACGGATGCCCGGTTTCCAAGACCGCTGAAATTTGACCTGCGAAACGTAGCAACCTCCGATCGGCTGGTGATCGACGGGTCGTATGTCCGGCTGAAAAACGTCCAGCTGGCCTATTCACTACCAGCGGCCATCGCGTCGAAAGTGCGCTTAAGCCGCATCCGTACCTACGTGTCGGCCACTAATGTGTTGACCCTTTCTAAACTCAATGAGTGGAACCTGGACCCCGAAGCCGGCTCGGGCCGGGCGGTTTATTATCCGCAAACGGCCTTGTACACGCTCGGGCTCAACCTGCAGTTCTAA